A stretch of Fusarium fujikuroi IMI 58289 draft genome, chromosome FFUJ_chr10 DNA encodes these proteins:
- a CDS encoding probable extracellular elastinolytic metalloproteinase precursor, with protein MRFSDSLLLIGLSSLAGAHPSRRAPNPSPLSKRGLDLEAFKLPPMAEYVPQDEVPDDVSAKLITKRADYTETAKDLVKSTFPKATFRMVNDHYIGSNGIGHVNFRQTVNGIDIDNADFNVNIGADGEVFSYGNSFYDGKLPGPLTKRDEKDPVDALKDTVDVLSLPVEAEKAKAEKKSKNHYTFTGTKGTVSKPEAKLTYLVDENKELKLTWRVETDIVDNWLLTYVNAAKTDEVVGVVDYVNEATYKVYPWGVNDPSKGSRTTVTNPWNLEASKFTWLSDGSNNYTTTRGNNGIAQVNPSGGSTYLNNYRPDSSSLKFEYDYSTSTTTPTTYRDASIAQLFYTANKYHDLLYLLGFTEKAGNFQTNNNGQGGVGNDFVILNAQDGSGTNNANFATPADGQPGRMRMYLWTYSTPQRDCSFDAGVVIHEYTHGLSNRLTGGPANSGCLPGGESGGMGEGWGDFMATAIHTTSKDSRSSNKVMGDWVYNNAAGIRAYPYSTSLTTNPYTYKSVNSLSGVHAIGTYWATVLYEVMWNLIDKHGNSDSDEPKFSNGVPTDGRYLIMKLVVDGMSLQPCNPNMVQARDAIIDADTALTKGANKCEIWKGFAKRGLGTGAKYSASSRTESFALPSGC; from the exons ATGCGTTTCTCtgactctctcctcctcatcggccTCTCCAGCCTCGCTGGTGCTCACCCCAGCAGAAGGGCTCCTAACCCTTCACCACTGAGCAAGCGTGGCCTCGACCTGGAAGCTTTCAAGCTTCCTCCTATGGCCGAGTACGTTCCTCAGGACGAGGTTCCTGATGATGTCAgtgccaagctcatcaccaagcgAGCTGACTATACCGAGACTGCCAAGGACTTGGTCAAGTCGACGTTCCCCAAGGCTACTTTCCGCATGGTCAATGATCACTACATTGGTTCCAACGGAATTGGGCATGTGAATTTCCGCCAGACGGTTAATGGTATTGATATCGATAATGCTGATTTCAACGTCAAC ATTGGCGCTGATGGAGAGGTCTTCTCCTACGGAAACAGCTTCTACGATGGCAAGCTTCCTGGACCTCTCACCAAGcgtgatgagaaggaccCAGTCGACGCTCTGAAGGACACAGTCGATGTGCTTTCTCTCcctgttgaggctgagaaggctaaggctgagaagaagagcaagaaccACTACACCTTCACCGGTACCAAGGGTACCGTCAGCAAGCCTGAGGCTAAGCTCACCtaccttgttgatgagaacaaaGAGCTCAAGCTCACTTGGAGAGTTGAGACTGATATCGTTGATAACTGGCTGTTGACTTATGTCAACGCTGCCAAGACTGATGAGGTTGTCGGTGTTGTTGACTACGTCAACGAGGCTACATACAAGGTCTA TCCTTGGGGTGTTAACGATCCTTCCAAGGGATCTCGAACCACTGTTACAAACCCGTGGAACCTCGAGGCCTCCAAGTTCACCTGGCTCAGCGACGGCTCAAACAACTACACCACCACTCGCGGAAACAACGGAATTGCCCAAGTTAATCCCAGCGGAGGCTCTACCTACTTGAACAACTACCGTCCTGATAGTTCTTCGCTGAAGTTCGAGTATGACTACTCCACCAGCACCACTACACCCACCACCTACCGCGATGCTTCCATCGCCCAGCTTTTCTACACTGCCAACAAGTACCACGATCTTCTTTACCTTCTTGGCTTTACCGAGAAGGCTGGTAACTTCCagaccaacaacaatggTCAGGGTGGTGTAGGAAACGATTTTGTTATCCTCAACGCCCAGGACGGAAGTGGTACCAACAACGCCAACTTCGCTACTCCTGCTGACGGTCAGCCCGGTCGCATGCGAATGTACCTCTGGACCTACAGCACACCCCAGCGCGACTGCAGTTTCGACGCTGGTGTTGTCATCCACGAGTACACTCACGGTCTCTCCAACCGTCTCACTGGTGGCCCTGCTAACTCAGGCTGTCTTCCCGGTGGTGAGTCTGGTGGTATGGGTGAAGGCTGGGGTGACTTTATGGCTACTGCTATCCACACCACATCCAAGGATTCCCGCTCTAGCAACAAGGTCATGGGTGACTGGGTCTACAACAACGCAGCCGGCATCCGCGCTTATCCCTACAGCACCAGCCTTACCACTAACCCCTACACTTACAAGAGTGTCAACAGTCTCAGTGGAGTCCATGCTATTGGTACCTACTGGGCTACTGTCCTGTATGAGGTTATGTGGAACCTCATCGACAAGCACGGGAACAGTGATTCGGATGAGCCCAAATTCAGCAACGGCGTTCCTACCGACGGTAGATATTTAATCATGAAGCTTGTAGTGGACGGAATGAGTCT GCAACCCTGCAACCCCAACATGGTTCAGGCCCGCGACGCCATCATCGACGCCGATACCGCTCTTACTAAGGGAGCTAACAAGTGCGAGATCTGGAAGGGCTTTGCCAAGCGTGGTCTTGGAACTGGTGCCAAGTACAGTGCTTCCAGCCGAACTGAGAGCTTCGCTCTCCCATCCGGATGTTAA
- a CDS encoding probable short chain dehydrogenase family protein — translation MSRTLALVTGSTQGIGLAVAKELAIKHNYHVLLGVRNTKAGEEIASDLQKGGHQASVVELDLNSPESIEKAVKHIEEKYGYLDVLINNAAVLLDFYKDLSTWDLFSKTFTTNVVGTGCLTQSILPLIRKAKNAPPRIVFVSSVMGSLTKATDETTIYYNIDYKAYDASKAAVNMLMLNFARELRDVGGKVNCVCPGLVKTGLSGYHEWGTTPEVGAERVVDMATIGEDGPTRTFSDRSGELPL, via the coding sequence ATGTCTCGAACTCTTGCTCTTGTCACTGGTTCAACTCAAGGCATTGGCCTTGCAGTTGCCAAAGAACTCGCCATCAAGCATAACTAccatgtccttcttggcgTTCGCAACACCAAAGCCGGCGAAGAAATCGCCTCTGATCTCCAAAAGGGCGGCCATCAAGCTTCAGTTGTAGAGCTTGACCTAAACTCTCCTGAGTCCATCGAAAAGGCAGTCAAGCATATTGAAGAAAAATACGGATATCTCGatgttctcatcaacaacgctgCTGTTTTGCTCGATTTTTACAAGGACCTTTCAACCTGGgatctcttctccaagacatTCACAACGAATGTCGTAGGAACAGGCTGTCTTACTCAAAGCATTCTCCCACTTATTCGCAAAGCAAAGAATGCTCCACCGCGCATCGTGTTTGTCTCGAGCGTCATGGGTAGTCTCACCAAGGCCACTGATGAAACGACAATCTATTACAACATTGACTACAAAGCGTACGACGCGAGCAAGGCGGCTGTTAATATGCTGATGCTTAACTTTGCTCGGGAGTTGCGTGATGTGGGTGGAAAGGTCAATTGTGTTTGTCCAGGGTTGGTGAAGACGGGCTTGTCGGGTTATCATGAGTGGGGAACGACTCCTGAAGTTGGCGCTGAGAGGGTCGTTGACATGGCGACAATTGGGGAGGATGGGCCCACCAGGACCTTCAGTGATCGTAGCGGAGAGCTTCCTCTATAG
- a CDS encoding related to 5`-3` DNA helicase, with the protein MPLRAFEFGPLINQARPLPQSNQTFINAINQFAPRVLRIMWIPRSFTRPMPIMRGPAPPTYPPTPPSQGTKRKASDAAPTSENNELSQTLPPSPKRTQREASFLSISSDGHEYDPHQHDELAPQRLLDTIIHARRNVFFTGSAGSGKSTVLKTAIRRLTEMGKTVRICAPTGRAAVPLGGTTAYSFMGWSPDLIRKGIAALREITWKNKTARKRIRKTEVLIIDEVSMVSSNFLNCMNECLKRVREDKRQLPFGGIQVIVTGDFCQLAPVKPFQFCYVCGVPTKFNKSDGLHTCIKSREHGPWADEDKWAFRSNAWAEANFTCFNLTDIHCQNDPSFIKLLQKCRLGIPFTENDIDLLMNHDCEVENAPQLLCTREERYTVLDGFKWNQKLKWEKDKYSASLEDGTLVVHKEHQLDPVVNLKQTMQVMLQVNLDIRDGLVNGSQGVVCGWEKIDLAKLPVLQGEYSNEREGLVRAFTTKYIQLHPDKRDHVWPRVRFSNGRVRTIYPWCVITPVGEFRPYSLLQRTQIPLIPGWAITIHKSQGMTLERVIVNLSRAFAEGQVYVALSRATCLRGLRVEGEARGITVGEGGNEEVRQFLADTFGTETFEGLEDEEHEESKRHKELRAQSEVFASTTQVEQEYDGKLSSYGKAEAIIDSAAKATADTSSEAAAEVTASEATAQAIAGAIADTIASINADPTEKATADPTGDPTAKDTAAGLTADFTADSTAGPTAATAKATSDLTAKFTRDATAMDTADSAADPTVATRDPTGVPTGYASAHPTADPTEESIADATAKDTAKDAAKPMPLLPSNPSTSGPADNENDFLEVDLASEVDLVPEPTLCKEQQDLLDLIMSGRNVFFTGSAGCGKSTVLKAAVKKLRAASKIVHITAPTGRAALGVNGVTTWSYMGWIIDSMKSPLSELKSDSHRKTVKARLTETHVLVIDEISMVENHHFQRMNECLNSARCWSQQHSDYWPNAPAFGGVQLLVTGDFCQLPPVKPFGHCMRCGSPTIPDTKRNPTEWNCSGRFNCGPFYVEDQWAFRSDAWEEANFSHVHLKEIHRQSDQSFVKMLQKCRLGIPFSKEEGKMLLKQNPDDPKFQNVTKLFAYKNAVQEENRKSFDLLPGRSTIYEAIDGFDWRPHHTELEHYKQNARPDKYSDILFVKETKEQCKDSPLDAYVEMKINALVMLKINLDTEKGLVNGSQGIVVGWEPHDPAKLPNTKKNTLLNIDVLAGHHAHWRANLIREYAERRGIRQWPIVRFNNGITPTIYPWVLVNTLGATEPYSILYRTQLPLVLAWAVSIHKSRGMTLTHVTTDLSQAWEQPLKYVALSRVTSLDGLAILKPGGRKKRVSRKESLNVIESSSHEVREFLEDKFGRDLFTELEGNR; encoded by the exons ATGCCACTTCGCGCCTTTGAGTTTGGCCCCTTGATAAATCAGGCGCGTCCCCTTCCGCAATCCAACCAAACGTTCATCAACGCGATCAATCAGTTTGCCCCACGCGTACTACGTATCATGTGG ATACCTCGTTCATTCACGCGACCCATGCCCATAATGAGAGGTCCAGCCCCTCCGACGTACCCTCCTACTCCGCCGTCCCAGGGAACAAAGAGAAAGGCCAGTGATGCTGCTCCGACAAGCGAGAACAACGAACTATCCCAAACGCTTCCTCCTTCACCCAAACGGACTCAACGCGAAGCATCATTTCTCAGTATCTCATCCGACGGCCATGAGTACGACCCCCACCAACATGATGAATTGGCACCCC AACGTCTACTCGACACCATTATTCACGCTCGACGCAATGTCTTTTTTACTGGCTCAGCTGGAAGCGGTAAATCGACGGTTCTCAAGACCGCTATCCGCCGGTTGACGGAAATGGGGAAGACAGTTAGAATCTGCGCACCTACTGGCCGTGCAGCTGTGCCACTCGGCGGCACGACTGCCTACTCTTTCATGGGATGGTCACCGGATTTGATCCGAAAAGGGATAGCCGCGCTTCGGGAAATTACTTGGAAGAACAAGACAGCCCGCAAGCGGATCAGAAAAACAGAGGTACTGATCATTGACGAAGTTAGCATGGTTAGCAGTAATTTCTTGAACTGTATGAATGAGTGCTTGAAGCGTGTGAGAGAGGACAAGCGACAATTGCCCTTCGGCGGCATTCAGGTCATCGTCACTGGGGACTTTTGCCAACTAGCCCCTGTCAAACCTTTTCAGTTCTGCTATGTTTGCGGTGTCCCGACCAAGTTCAACAAGTCTGATGGCCTGCATACTTGTATCAAGTCCAGGGAACACGGGCCATGGGCTGACGAGGACAAATGGGCCTTCAGAAGCAATGCTTGGGCCGAGGCCAACTTTACCTGTTTCAACTTGACAGACATCCATTGTCAGAACGACCCCTCTTTCATCAAACTCCTACAGAAATGCCGGCTTGGGATCCCCTTTACTGAAAACGATATAGACCTCCTCATGAATCACGACTGTGAAGTTGAAAATGCGCCACAGCTCCTTTGCACCAGGGAAGAG CGGTATACGGTccttgatggcttcaagtGGAATCAGAAACTGAAATGGGAGAAGGACAAGTATAGTGCAAGCCTTGAAGACGGAACATTGGTTGTGCACAAGGAACATCAACTCGACCCGgtcgtcaacctcaagcaAACAATGCAAGTCATGCTCCAAGTAAACCTCGACATCAGAGATGGGCTTGTCAACGGAAGTCAAGGCGTTGTTTGCGGCTGGGAGAAGATTGACCTGGCGAAACTGCCGGTGCTCCAAGGAGAGTACTCGAACGAAAGGGAAGGCCTTGTTCGAGCCTTTACTACAAAGTACATACAGCTTCACCCCGACAAGAGAGATCACGTCTGGCCACGCGTGCGCTTCAGCAATGGGCGCGTCCGCACGATCTATCCCTGGTGTGTGATCACTCCCGTTGGTGAATTCAGGCCTTATTCCCTCCTGCAACGAACACAGATTCCGCTTATACCTGGTTGGGCTATCACCATCCACAAGAGCCAGGGAATGACTCTCGAACGCGTCATCGTCAATCTGAGTAGGGCTTTTGCAGAGGGGCAGGTCTACGTTGCGCTATCGAGAGCGACATGTCTCCGAGGTCTGAGGGTTGAAGGCGAAGCGCGGGGAATAACCGTGGGGGAGGGAGGGAACGAGGAGGTCCGTCAGTTTCTTGCAGACACTTTTGGTACTGAGACTTTTGAAGggcttgaggatgaggaacaTGAAGAATCTAAGAGGCACAAAGAGTTGCG cgcCCAAAGCGAAGTCTTCGCCTCAACAACCCAAGTCGAACAAGAATACGATGGCAAACTTTCTAGCTATGGGAAAGCAGAAGCCATCATAGACTCTGCAGCAAAGGCCACAGCAGATACCAGCTCAGAAGCCGCCGCAGAAGTCACCGCCTCCGAAGCCACAGCACAAGCTATCGCAGGAGCCATCGCAGACACCATCGCAAGTATCAACGCAGACCCCACAGAAAAGGCCACAGCAGATCCAACGGGAGATCCTACTGCAAAAGACACGGCAG CAGGCCTCACAGCGGATTTCACGGCAGATTCCACGGCAGGTCCCACAGCTGCTACAGCAAAGGCCACATCAGATCTCACAGCAAAGTTCACACGAGACGCCACAGCAATGGACACAGCAGATTCCGCAGCAGACCCGACAGTTGCTACAAGAGATCCTACAGGAGTACCCACAGGATATGCATCCGCACATCCTACAGCAGATCCTACAGAAGAGTCTATCGCAGATGCCACAGCAAAGGACACAGCCAAGGACGCAGCCAAG CCGATGCCCTTACTTCCATCTAATCCCTCGACAAGTGGTCCCGCCGACAATGAGAACGACTTCTTGGAGGTCGACCTGGCATCCGAGGTAGACCTGGTGCCTGAGCCAACCCTATGCAAAGAGCAGCAGGAccttctcgatctcatcatgtcagGAAGAAACGTCTTCTTCACTGGCTCAGCAGGATGCGGCAAGTCCACAGTTCTGAAAGCAGCAGTCAAGAAGCTTCGAGCGGCAAGCAAAATCGTTCACATCACCGCGCCTACCGGTCGAGCCGCCCTTGGAGTCAATGGCGTGACTACCTGGTCCTACATGGGTTGGATAATTGACAGTATGAAGTCCCCCCTGTCTGAGCTCAAAAGTGATTCGCATCGCAAAACTGTTAAGGCGCGTCTCACGGAGACTCATGTTCTTGTCATCGATGAGATCAGTATGGTCGAAAACCACCACTTCCAGCGCATGAACGAATGCCTCAACAGTGCACGATGCTGGTCACAACAACACAGCGACTACTGGCCAAACGCTCCAGCATTTGGCGGTGTCCAACTTCTTGTCACCGGCGATTTTTGTCAGTTACCTCCAGTCAAGCCTTTCGGACACTGCATGCGTTGTGGCTCACCTACAATTCCGGATACAAAGCGGAACCCGACTGAGTGGAACTGTAGCGGGAGGTTTAACTGCGGTCCGTTTTATGTCGAGGACCAGTGGGCCTTCAGGAGCGATGCCTGGGAAGAAGCTAATTTCTCTCATGTTCACCTGAAAGAGATTCATCGTCAGTCAGATCAGTCTTTTGTGAAAATGCTTCAGAAGTGTCGACTCGGCATACCGTtttccaaagaagaagggaagatGCTGCTCAAACAAAACCCAGATGATCCGAAGTTTCAGAACGTGACAAAGCTTTTTGCCTACAAGAATGCCGTACAGGAAGAGAACAGAAAAAGTTTCGACCTTTTGCCTGGAAGAAGTACCATCTATGAAGCCATTGACGGCTTCGATTGGAGACCACATCATACAGAACTCGAACATTACAAGCAAAATGCACGACCGGATAAATATTCAGATATCCTGTTTGTGAAGGAGACAAAAGAACAGTGCAAAGACAGTCCATTAGATGCCTACGTCGAGATGAAAATCAATGCACTGGTCatgctcaagatcaaccttgATACAGAGAAAGGCCTCGTCAACGGAAGTCAAGGCATCGTCGTCGGATGGGAACCCCACGACCCTGCCAAGCTCCCAAACACGAAAAAGAACACTCTCTTGAATATAGATGTCCTTGCCGGGCATCATGCCCACTGGCGAGCGAATCTGATCCGGGAGTACGCAGAGAGGCGCGGTATTAGGCAATGGCCGATCGTTCGGTTCAACAACGGTATTACACCCACGATCTATCCATGGGTATTAGTCAACACGCTCGGGGCAACAGAGCCTTACTCGATACTATATAGAACACAGCTCCCGCTGGTTCTGGCGTGGGCTGTCAGTATCCACAAGTCTCGGGGTATGACGCTGACTCACGTCACGACGGATCTTTCGCAAGCATGGGAGCAGCCGTTGAAGTATGTTGCGTTGTCGCGCGTGACGAGCCTTGACggtcttgccatcctcaagcCTGGGGGGAGGAAGAAGCGTGTAAGCCGCAAGGAGTCATTGAATGTGATAGAATCGTCATCCCACGAAGTGAGGGAGTTTCTTGAGGACAAGTTTGGGAGAGATCTGTTCACAGAGCTGGAAGGGAACAGATGA
- a CDS encoding related to ankyrin, which produces MLFQDLATEIIELIVQNLTVRADLNAFCQTNKRFYLISNDHVYREDAHWRCNALRWGSEEGLISVVERSLDQGADVNYIINYEEETALFPAVRKQYWDVVHLLLTRGADVHHRNKVGDNLVYFAVTTGSYDLVKLMLDQGVDPNSHVEGDAPPLLLAVRRGYTDIVRLLFDSGAYIDDSDDWGETPLHIAVSAPQRDILSFFIEKDVFRKDKAGARGADALEMAVIRGDMPTLTLLLEGGADPLVRRWTRHHAIITAALAREDDMAILMTERLVGELGFIGEHGKELLWYAVKGRCQRYTRYLLNMGLDPDKDLWKEVDGSMVGGSALVVEMLGAGVLTA; this is translated from the coding sequence ATGTTGTTCCAAGACCTAGCAACAGAGATCATCGAACTTATCGTACAGAATTTGACAGTGCGCGCTGACCTTAACGCCTTCTGCCAGACCAACAAACGATTTTACCTCATTTCCAACGATCATGTCTATCGTGAGGATGCGCACTGGCGATGCAACGCGCTCCGATGGGGTTCTGAAGAGGGCCTCATCTCAGTGGTAGAGAGATCACTCGACCAAGGCGCTGACGTCAACTACATCATCAACTACGAGGAAGAGACTGCCCTATTTCCAGCAGTCCGGAAACAGTACTGGGATGTTGTGCATTTGCTACTAACGCGAGGTGCTGATGTTCACCACAGGAACAAGGTTGGGGATAATCTTGTCTACTTTGCTGTGACGACTGGCAGTTATGATCTGGTGAAGCTCATGCTAGATCAAGGTGTTGATCCAAACTCCCATGTGGAAGGCGATGCTCCTCCTTTGTTGCTGGCAGTGCGAAGAGGATACACTGACATCGTGAGATTGCTATTTGATAGTGGGGCATACATCGATGACAGTGACGACTGGGGCGAAACGCCTTTGCATATCGCCGTGAGTGCGCCCCAGCGTGATATCCTCAGTTTCTTCATCGAGAAAGACGTTTTCcgcaaggacaaggctggGGCCCGAGGTGCTGATGCACTGGAGATGGCTGTCATACGAGGAGACATGCCAACATTAAcgctgcttcttgagggcGGCGCTGACCCACTTGTTCGAAGATGGACGAGGCATCATGCGATTATCACAGCGGCACTAGCTAGGGAAGATGACATGGCAATCTTGATGACAGAAAGGCTGGTAGGAGAACTCGGTTTCATTGGTGAGCATGGCAAGGAGTTGCTCTGGTATGCTGTCAAAGGAAGATGTCAACGGTATACTCGCTATCTGTTGAACATGGGTCTCGATCCAGATAAGGATCTATGGAAGGAAGTTGATGGTTCAATGGTAGGAGGTTCTGCCCTGGTAGTCGAGATGCTGGGCGCTGGTGTATTAACAGCATAA